The following proteins are co-located in the Anomalospiza imberbis isolate Cuckoo-Finch-1a 21T00152 chromosome 1, ASM3175350v1, whole genome shotgun sequence genome:
- the NRN1 gene encoding neuritin, protein MGLKLNGSYISLILAVQIAYLVQAVRAAGRCDAVFRGFSDCLLRLGDNMANYPQDLDDKRNLQTICAYWDDFHACTLTALTDCQEGATDLWEKLRRESKNLDFQGSLFELCGGGSGAAPSLLPPALPLLLAALWAALVTWLPF, encoded by the exons ATGGGACTTAAGTTGAACGGCAGTTATATTTCTCTGATCCTTGCTGTACAGATAG CGTACCTGGTGCAGGCGGTGAGAGCGGCGGGGCGGTGCGATGCGGTCTTTAGGGGCTTCTCGGATTGTTTGCTGCGGCTGGGCGATAACATGGCCAACTACCCGCAGGACCTGGACGACAAGAGAAATCTCCAAACGATCTGCGC GTACTGGGATGATTTCCACGCCTGCACCCTCACAGCGCTCACCGATTGCCAGGAAGGAGCGACAGACCTCTGGGAGAAATTGAGACGGGAATCCAAAAACCTCGATTTCCAAGGCAGCTTATTTGAACTGTGCGGAGGCGGCAGCGGCGCGGCACCGTCCCTCCTCCCGCCGGCCTTGCCCCTGCTCCTGGCGGCTCTGTGGGCCGCCCTAGTGACCTGGCTGCCTTTCTAG